The genomic interval tcactgaaataattttagagacattatttaaaggtaaaaaaactacatagtgttgctttaatgcattttaggaaggactgttccagtgcacctatacagccattgtagaggtgggaggtgaaacaacaaatacCGAAATTCTCGGGgaagccgcatatgtcgaaatttcagtcaaaaccgttctatttcatcataaacaatctgaaaacagggctttaagtgtaaaataccgaacttgtcctttaaaggaaAAAGCACCTTTGCCCTACTACCCTATTTCATGAATCATGCTGCCGTCTGTTTGATTTTATCTGTAAAGCAGACTACTCACTGTCCTTTACCCCCTTATCAGCAGGTATGCTATGActaaataatgttatatttgTGTTTTAGATCAATGATGAAGAGCAAGGCTATGACCTAGACCTCTTCTGTATACCAAAACATTATGCATCTTCCTTGGAACGGGTGTATATTCCACATGGACTCATTTTGGACAGGTATCTTGCAAACACCATTTccttttttaataaatcataTTTCCCCACGATCGTCATATCCAACGTGTTACATCATTTAGAGGAAGATGTATGTAATGAAATTGCAAatgatgtttgtttgttgaCATTTCAAGTAAGCAGAGCTGATAAGACTCTTTGACTTGACCTCTACAGAACTGAACGGTTGGCCAGAGATATCATGAAGGACATGGGCGGCCACCATATCGTAGCTCTTTGTGTGCTCAAAGGAGGCTACAAGTTTTTCGCTGACCTGTTAGATTATATCAAAGCCCTTAATCGCAACAGTGATCGTTCCATTCCAATGACAGTGGACTTCATTCGCCTCAAGAGTTACCAAGTAAAGACTATTAATCATTTATCTTTTATATGTGGATTTTCTTCTGTTAGAATAAATCAAGACATTCTCTCTTAATAAGCACATCCTTTTGTTGTGTCAACGTGTATGTTTAATCACCATAATAACTTGTTGTTTTAAGAATAAGTGTTGATCAATAGTGTTGTGACCTGACCATAGTCAGTATTACACAGAATTGTCCTATTTAAACTGAGTTAAATATATTGATCCTTGCTTTCTCCTTTTTTAATGTGTTAAACAGAATGACCAATCTACGGGTGAAATCAAAGTGATTGGTGGAGATGATTTGTCTACTCTGACAGGAAAGGTAAATATTATGAATCCTGATATTTTTTATGAATCATGCAGTTAAACAAACTCgccatattaaaatgtatttatatattaatgtttttataaataaatgttattttcagtagctgcatttccattaccattcaaattgcgcaaattaAAATAGCAAATTGAAAATGTGCCCAATTGAAACAAGGCAATTTTACATAGATGCCCATACATCGTAAAAACGTTTTTACTCTCGGGAATGTGTGGTCGACTTCGGCGTCACAAGAACCGACAAacacatgacatcaaaatactgcTATTGCGATTTAGGAGTCGAATGCTCTGTATGCTTTTGAGTCACTCTTcctgtattttgatgtcatcccATGTCGTCTGCGCGTCGctgtatagacccttttactgtttgtacacaatgatgacacGTATGCGCGTGCATTTTGGCAATGGAAGTATTGCGAGAATCAGCAGTGTGTCAAGCTACAGGAGCGGATTAAGCAACACAGACTgtgaaagttattttaaaaagttgactttatcaaatGGTATCCGGCTACCAGATCcatgtactatagtggagtggatagaagacgttagcagacgTGGCCAGATAACGTAAGGTATTTAGTTGAGAAACCGAGCGTGCACTCCCGAGGGAAATTACGAGCATATAAGTCACTGGATGCTTATGAATATGTTGTCTGTGGTATTCGAACAACACCACTTTcgttgccaaaatgcgcgcctaactatttgatcacgtgggctgtaacggtacattcacacgggacaaaagcgttaacgcttaaccAAAGGCTTATCTGAagtgtggccaacagccaatcacagtggccgctacacatgttCCGGTCTTCTATAAACGTAACTGGccggctctgcctaggttatttgcataaggtgatctgattggatgacgcacgcgttgccgctttaaaagttgagaaatgtttaacttgtTTCCCGCGAGAAACATCACTGACGACGCGCCGACGAATCCCCAATTCAGATCGGcaatgcatgacgtcacccgttaaaagtgaatgggaagtgTGAACGTACCATAAAAGTGTctatgaagtcgaacacacccgACACCATGGTTTTTGGAATGACTTGAGGCAGAAATATGGTCCCTTTTTTACGTGTACGCGAGGGTCTGCATACAGTGCTTGTTATGCAATTTTCATCATCAGAAGAGTGTGCCTGTACTGTACGCGCACTACCAGAATTTTTAATACCCCCGCGTACGGGGTACACGTAGGTCGCgcatacaggagaatgtagtttGTTGCATTTGTTGAACCTCTGTTCAAATAACCTATACTTTGCAAATCTGTGCCTTTAACCGTGCGCATATATCaggtaaaaaacataaaaacagactatagaccgtttcatcgggcgcacgtgcggtgacgcgataatcTTCTGTTCCAAACTTttcttccggtttctgtttgtttaatggtctgactagttgctgaaactaaactcttaaacaaatacctcgtcgaaaataacaaatgttttggattcctatgtaatctacgtgttgtttattttgcttgttatataaataaacttttttaaaaggactttgttgttatttattcttcgcagaactttactggaagttacgtgatgaccacaaACGCTGCGtgcttatgttgttactgctgaaactgtctatactcCGGGCTTTATTGTGAGAGAACAAAATGATGCTTTAATGGAAA from Misgurnus anguillicaudatus chromosome 16, ASM2758022v2, whole genome shotgun sequence carries:
- the hprt1 gene encoding hypoxanthine-guanine phosphoribosyltransferase isoform X2, encoding MINDEEQGYDLDLFCIPKHYASSLERVYIPHGLILDRTERLARDIMKDMGGHHIVALCVLKGGYKFFADLLDYIKALNRNSDRSIPMTVDFIRLKSYQNDQSTGEIKVIGGDDLSTLTGKNVLIVEDIIDTGKTMKTLLELLKQYNPKMVKVASLLVKRTPRSVGYRPDFVGFEVPDKFVVGYALDYNEYFRDLNHICVISETGKEKYKA
- the hprt1 gene encoding hypoxanthine-guanine phosphoribosyltransferase isoform X1; the encoded protein is MASDSSCIVINDEEQGYDLDLFCIPKHYASSLERVYIPHGLILDRTERLARDIMKDMGGHHIVALCVLKGGYKFFADLLDYIKALNRNSDRSIPMTVDFIRLKSYQNDQSTGEIKVIGGDDLSTLTGKNVLIVEDIIDTGKTMKTLLELLKQYNPKMVKVASLLVKRTPRSVGYRPDFVGFEVPDKFVVGYALDYNEYFRDLNHICVISETGKEKYKA